One part of the Anopheles coustani chromosome 2, idAnoCousDA_361_x.2, whole genome shotgun sequence genome encodes these proteins:
- the LOC131267730 gene encoding actin-binding LIM protein 3 isoform X1 codes for MGKSKIQCSKCQKKCSGEVLRVSDRYFHKTCFQCTKCHKSLATGGFFSKDGSYYCTFDYQKLYGTKCAACGQYVEGEVVSTMGNTYHQKCFTCSKCKQPFKSGSKVTNTGKEVLCEGCVKSPPGSGVGGGGGGVGSPVGGVGAGNAGAATRGGGAGSATVSPKSRAIEQKQEQRTIKEITSSPTKAATLQHHQETVKKQQQLLQNGVNRQPDPNECAGCQQQLKEGQALIALDRQWHIWCFKCNACGTTLNGEYMGKDGVPYCEKDFQKSFGVKCAHCNRYISGKVLQAGDNHHFHPTCARCTKCGDPFGDGEEMYLQGGAIWHPRCGPGPSSEAGILNGVDTNGFNTETEFDRTSTSAMSEIQFTYRSQTPSVNGSVYSPYTHRKYHRTTSPGLILREYKNQGYEDIARIYTYSYLTEEPGYLRRPIEPYDRAPVSPHFHRPVQYASMGHGGASSVGTRSASGSRSHSRSRSAMKVLVDSIRSETPRPKSPGMNNEEPIELSHYPAAKKPPPGEKPKIERDDFPAPPYPYTDPERRRRYSDSYKGVPESDDEVDHANNKENVTDKRHMKEEEELRKLKSSGMGTVILKDLQEKKRYEHWKQENLDPRNASRTPSASKEPVHRMRYESPVGASPSRNLDHQKPFYEDEFDRSTSYRGSVGRAIGNATSYNAIHSYRSPPKPGYGFKTSTLPPSLRNGYSSDFSFSGLGDKTHSTEFSCGKSDISGDSITEGDRRALGAEIPASSTYSGALSYHYPQQPTRRSLPNMAHSMLVHEPAKIYPYHLLLITNYRLPSDVDRCNLERHLSDVEFEAILQFSRSEFYRLPQWKRNDIKRRARLF; via the exons gaaaaagtaaaatccAGTGCAGCAAGTGTCAGAAGAAGTGCTCGGGCGAGGTACTGCGCGTCTCGGATCGCTACTTCCACAAGACCTGCTTCCAGTGCACCAAGTGCCACAAGTCGCTCGCCACCGGCGGTTTCTTCTCGAAGGATGGCTCGTACTACTGCACATTCGACTACCAGAAGCTGTACGGCACGAAGTGTGCCGCGTGCGGTCAGTACGTTGAGGGGGAAGTCGTGTCGACGATGGGGAACACATACCATCAGAAGTGTTTCACCTGCAGCAAGTGCAAGCAGCCGTTCAAATCGGGCAGCAAG GTAACCAACACCGGAAAGGAAGTGCTGTGCGAAGGCTGCGTGAAATCTCCACCGGGCAGTGGTgtcggtggaggtggaggaggtgTGGGTTCCCCGGTTGGTGGAGTAGGCGCCGGTAATGCCGGAGCGGCTACCCGAGGGGGAGGTGCCGGGTCGGCTACGGTGTCGCCCAAGAGTCGCGCGATCGAACAAAAGCAGGAACAGCGCACGATCAAGGAGATCACGTCGAGCCCGACGAAGGCCGCCACCCTCCAGCATCACCAGGAGACGGTCAAGAAGCAGCAACAGTTGCTGCAGAACGGTGTCAACCGTCAGCCGGATCCGAACGAGTGTGCCGGCTGCCAGCAACAGCTGAAGGAGGGCCAAGCATTGATCGCACTCGATCGTCAGTGGCACATTTGGTGCTTCAA ATGCAACGCGTGTGGAACGACGCTGAACGGGGAATATATGGGCAAGGACGGTGTGCCGTACTGCGAGAAAGACTTCCAGAAGTCGTTCGGCGTCAAGTGTGCGCACTGCAATCGCTACATCAGCGGCAAAGTGCTGCAGGCCGGCGACAACCATCACTTCCATCCGACATGCGCCAGGTGCACCAAGTGCGGTGATCCTTTCGGCGACGGCGAGGAGATGTACCTGCAGGGTGGCGCTATATGGCATCCGCGATGCGGCCCGGGCCCATCGTCGGAAGCcggcatcttgaatggtgtcgATACTAATGGCTTCAACACGGAGACGGAGTTTGATCGCACCAGCACCAGTGCTATGAGTGAAATACAG tTTACGTATCGTTCGCAAACTCCGAGTGTTAATGGCTCAGTTTATAGTCCCTACACGCATAGAAAG tACCATCGTACTACGAGCCCGGGCTTAATCTTGAGGGAATATAAAAATCAGGGCTACGAGGATATCGCCCGTATCTACACCTACAGCTACCTTACGGAGGAGCCAGGATATCTGCGCCGCCCGATCGAACCGTACGATCGAGCCCCGGTGTCACCGCACTTCCACCGCCCGGTGCAGTACGCATCGATGGGGCACGGCGGGGCGAGCAGTGTCGGTACGCGGTCGGCTTCCGGTTCGCGCTCACACTCACGCAGCCGGAGCGCAATGAAGGTGCTGGTCGACAGTATCCGGTCGGAAACGCCGCGCCCAAAGAGCCCGGGTATGAACAACGAGGAACCGATTGAGCTGAGCCACTATCCGGCCGCGAAGAAGCCACCGCCGGGCGAGAAACCAAAGATCGAACGGGATGACTTCCCGGCCCCGCCTTACCCGTACACGGACCCGGAGCGCCGCCGCCGCTACTCCGATTCGTACAAGGGTGTACCTGAGTCCGATGACGAGGTGGATCATGCTAACAATAAGGAGAATGTTACAGATAA ACGCCACAtgaaggaggaagaagagcTTCGCAAACTGAAGTCATCCGGCATGGGCACGGTTATTCTGAAGGACCTGCAGGAAAAAAAGCGATACGAGCATTGGAAGCAGGAGAACCTGGACCCGCGTAACGCTTCGCGTACACCGTCGGCTTCGAAAGAGCCGGTGCACCGGATGCGCTACGAGTCACCGGTCGGGGCGTCGCCTTCACGCAACCTTGATCACCAGAAGCCGTTCTACGAGGACGAGTTTGACCGCTCGACCAGCTACCGTGGCTCAGTCGGTCGCGCCATCGGCAACGCTACGAGCTACAATG CCATCCATTCGTACAGGTCACCTCCGAAGCCGGGATATGGATTCAAAACGTCCACACTGCCACCGTCGCTAAGAAACGGTTACAGCTCC GATTTTTCGTTCAGCGGACTCGGAGATAAGACCCACAGTACGGAGTTCAGCTGCGGCAAAAGCGACA TTTCCGGCGATTCCATAACCGAAGGCGATCGCCGTGCGTTGGGCGCGGAGATCCCAGCCTCCAGCACGTATTCCGGTGCTCTTTCCTACCATTATCCACAGCAGCCGACACGTCGCAGCTTGCCCAACATGGCCCATTCGATGCTGGTGCACGAACCGGCCAAAATCTATCCCTACCATCTACTGCTAATCACCAACTACCGGCTTCCGTCGGACGTCGATCGATGTAACCTGGAG CGTCATCTATCGGATGTAGAGTTTGAAGCCATCCTCCAGTTTAGTCGGTCAGAGTTCTACCGCTTGCCCCAGTGGAAACGCAACGACATCAAGCGACGTGCTCGTCTGTTTTAA
- the LOC131267730 gene encoding actin-binding LIM protein 1 isoform X2 encodes MGKSKIQCSKCQKKCSGEVLRVSDRYFHKTCFQCTKCHKSLATGGFFSKDGSYYCTFDYQKLYGTKCAACGQYVEGEVVSTMGNTYHQKCFTCSKCKQPFKSGSKVTNTGKEVLCEGCVKSPPGSGVGGGGGGVGSPVGGVGAGNAGAATRGGGAGSATVSPKSRAIEQKQEQRTIKEITSSPTKAATLQHHQETVKKQQQLLQNGVNRQPDPNECAGCQQQLKEGQALIALDRQWHIWCFKCNACGTTLNGEYMGKDGVPYCEKDFQKSFGVKCAHCNRYISGKVLQAGDNHHFHPTCARCTKCGDPFGDGEEMYLQGGAIWHPRCGPGPSSEAGILNGVDTNGFNTETEFDRTSTSAMSEIQFTYRSQTPSVNGSVYSPYTHRKYHRTTSPGLILREYKNQGYEDIARIYTYSYLTEEPGYLRRPIEPYDRAPVSPHFHRPVQYASMGHGGASSVGTRSASGSRSHSRSRSAMKVLVDSIRSETPRPKSPGMNNEEPIELSHYPAAKKPPPGEKPKIERDDFPAPPYPYTDPERRRRYSDSYKGVPESDDEVDHANNKENVTDKRHMKEEEELRKLKSSGMGTVILKDLQEKKRYEHWKQENLDPRNASRTPSASKEPVHRMRYESPVGASPSRNLDHQKPFYEDEFDRSTSYRGSVGRAIGNATSYNGFFVQRTRR; translated from the exons gaaaaagtaaaatccAGTGCAGCAAGTGTCAGAAGAAGTGCTCGGGCGAGGTACTGCGCGTCTCGGATCGCTACTTCCACAAGACCTGCTTCCAGTGCACCAAGTGCCACAAGTCGCTCGCCACCGGCGGTTTCTTCTCGAAGGATGGCTCGTACTACTGCACATTCGACTACCAGAAGCTGTACGGCACGAAGTGTGCCGCGTGCGGTCAGTACGTTGAGGGGGAAGTCGTGTCGACGATGGGGAACACATACCATCAGAAGTGTTTCACCTGCAGCAAGTGCAAGCAGCCGTTCAAATCGGGCAGCAAG GTAACCAACACCGGAAAGGAAGTGCTGTGCGAAGGCTGCGTGAAATCTCCACCGGGCAGTGGTgtcggtggaggtggaggaggtgTGGGTTCCCCGGTTGGTGGAGTAGGCGCCGGTAATGCCGGAGCGGCTACCCGAGGGGGAGGTGCCGGGTCGGCTACGGTGTCGCCCAAGAGTCGCGCGATCGAACAAAAGCAGGAACAGCGCACGATCAAGGAGATCACGTCGAGCCCGACGAAGGCCGCCACCCTCCAGCATCACCAGGAGACGGTCAAGAAGCAGCAACAGTTGCTGCAGAACGGTGTCAACCGTCAGCCGGATCCGAACGAGTGTGCCGGCTGCCAGCAACAGCTGAAGGAGGGCCAAGCATTGATCGCACTCGATCGTCAGTGGCACATTTGGTGCTTCAA ATGCAACGCGTGTGGAACGACGCTGAACGGGGAATATATGGGCAAGGACGGTGTGCCGTACTGCGAGAAAGACTTCCAGAAGTCGTTCGGCGTCAAGTGTGCGCACTGCAATCGCTACATCAGCGGCAAAGTGCTGCAGGCCGGCGACAACCATCACTTCCATCCGACATGCGCCAGGTGCACCAAGTGCGGTGATCCTTTCGGCGACGGCGAGGAGATGTACCTGCAGGGTGGCGCTATATGGCATCCGCGATGCGGCCCGGGCCCATCGTCGGAAGCcggcatcttgaatggtgtcgATACTAATGGCTTCAACACGGAGACGGAGTTTGATCGCACCAGCACCAGTGCTATGAGTGAAATACAG tTTACGTATCGTTCGCAAACTCCGAGTGTTAATGGCTCAGTTTATAGTCCCTACACGCATAGAAAG tACCATCGTACTACGAGCCCGGGCTTAATCTTGAGGGAATATAAAAATCAGGGCTACGAGGATATCGCCCGTATCTACACCTACAGCTACCTTACGGAGGAGCCAGGATATCTGCGCCGCCCGATCGAACCGTACGATCGAGCCCCGGTGTCACCGCACTTCCACCGCCCGGTGCAGTACGCATCGATGGGGCACGGCGGGGCGAGCAGTGTCGGTACGCGGTCGGCTTCCGGTTCGCGCTCACACTCACGCAGCCGGAGCGCAATGAAGGTGCTGGTCGACAGTATCCGGTCGGAAACGCCGCGCCCAAAGAGCCCGGGTATGAACAACGAGGAACCGATTGAGCTGAGCCACTATCCGGCCGCGAAGAAGCCACCGCCGGGCGAGAAACCAAAGATCGAACGGGATGACTTCCCGGCCCCGCCTTACCCGTACACGGACCCGGAGCGCCGCCGCCGCTACTCCGATTCGTACAAGGGTGTACCTGAGTCCGATGACGAGGTGGATCATGCTAACAATAAGGAGAATGTTACAGATAA ACGCCACAtgaaggaggaagaagagcTTCGCAAACTGAAGTCATCCGGCATGGGCACGGTTATTCTGAAGGACCTGCAGGAAAAAAAGCGATACGAGCATTGGAAGCAGGAGAACCTGGACCCGCGTAACGCTTCGCGTACACCGTCGGCTTCGAAAGAGCCGGTGCACCGGATGCGCTACGAGTCACCGGTCGGGGCGTCGCCTTCACGCAACCTTGATCACCAGAAGCCGTTCTACGAGGACGAGTTTGACCGCTCGACCAGCTACCGTGGCTCAGTCGGTCGCGCCATCGGCAACGCTACGAGCTACAATG GATTTTTCGTTCAGCGGACTCGGAGATAA